In one Arthrobacter jinronghuae genomic region, the following are encoded:
- the glsA gene encoding glutaminase A yields MKLDDAAIESAVRTAYADHRNDSGGRNASYIPYLASVNPDLFGVCAMTADGALFEAGDTGFEFALESISKVFSMAWAMEQVGLETFQEKVGADPTGEPFNSVISVVLHGDTPVSPLVNAGAMSTVSLIPGDNAEDRWEAILQVQSAFAGRRITLSDEVNNSEQSTNFHNRAIAWLLYSGGTMYSDPMEACDVYTRQCSTLVTARDLAAMGATIANKGINPLSGDRVVQAANIPAMLAEMTMEGMYTASGDWAYRVGLPGKSGVGGGILAIMPGKLAIAGFAPPLDEVGNSVKAQAAVAQVAAALGLSIYKASEYSD; encoded by the coding sequence ATGAAACTCGATGATGCCGCCATTGAATCGGCGGTCCGGACGGCGTACGCAGACCACCGTAACGACTCCGGGGGCAGGAACGCCAGCTACATCCCGTACCTGGCGTCCGTGAACCCGGACCTCTTCGGGGTTTGTGCGATGACCGCGGACGGAGCGTTGTTCGAAGCCGGTGACACAGGCTTCGAATTCGCCCTGGAATCCATTTCCAAGGTGTTCTCCATGGCGTGGGCCATGGAACAGGTGGGGCTGGAAACCTTCCAGGAAAAGGTGGGTGCGGATCCGACCGGGGAACCGTTCAACTCGGTGATCTCCGTTGTACTGCACGGTGACACACCGGTTTCGCCCTTGGTCAATGCCGGGGCCATGTCTACGGTTTCCCTGATTCCCGGCGACAACGCCGAGGATCGGTGGGAGGCGATCCTGCAGGTCCAGAGCGCATTTGCCGGCCGGAGAATCACGCTGAGTGACGAGGTGAATAACTCCGAGCAGTCCACTAACTTCCACAACCGGGCGATTGCCTGGCTGCTGTACTCGGGCGGCACCATGTATTCGGATCCGATGGAAGCCTGTGATGTGTATACCCGGCAGTGCTCCACCCTCGTCACCGCCCGGGACCTGGCCGCCATGGGAGCCACCATCGCCAACAAGGGAATCAATCCCTTGAGCGGGGACCGGGTAGTGCAGGCTGCCAACATCCCGGCCATGCTGGCCGAGATGACCATGGAAGGGATGTATACCGCCTCCGGTGACTGGGCCTACCGCGTGGGACTGCCGGGAAAGTCCGGCGTGGGCGGGGGAATCCTGGCCATCATGCCCGGCAAGCTGGCGATTGCCGGGTTTGCGCCGCCGCTGGACGAGGTGGGCAACAGCGTCAAGGCCCAGGCTGCGGTGGCCCAGGTTGCCGCGGCGCTGGGCCTGAGCATCTACAAGGCCAGCGAGTACAGCGACTAG
- a CDS encoding bifunctional sugar phosphate isomerase/epimerase/4-hydroxyphenylpyruvate dioxygenase family protein, with product MRTSIATVCLSGTLEEKMRACADAGFDGIEIFEPDLLVSPSSPEQIRALADTLGLTLDLYQPFRDFEGVEAPLLEANLDRARAKFELMNRLGIETMLLCSNVGTATIDDDAAAADQLRRLGELAAGYGVKVAYEALAWGRYVNDFEHAQRIVDLADHPQIGTCLDSFHILSRGWDPAAIEKIPAEKIFFVQLADAPELSLDVLSWSRHYRVFPGEGAFDLVRFMAHLVRSGYNGPVSLEIFNDVFRQTAEDRTAVDAMRSLIWLEERTASYLKEHDGGTHYPMSLATLPSVAEPTGFNFAEVKAGNPDAVSALLYQLGFSFAGGHRTKPVQLWTSGAARVIINGQQAGGMEPGISALGLDVQDPQAAASRAVQLRARPVSRRSQADEQVLQAVFAPDSTEVFLCEATADGTAAWADEFGPAVQQGPGGTAGQPAQPLISAIDHINLSQPWQHFDEAVLFYESTLSLTPIASQEVPSPMGLVRSQVMRSADGGVRLALNIAPLIVESGPGGGEYPQHVAFTSTDLVATARQAAERGLQFLPVPANYYEDLAARFRLNPGFLAELQELNLLYDRDGDGEFLHFYTGTVGNVFFEVVERRGGYEGYGAPNAPVRLASQYLASRGEPKRKAG from the coding sequence ATGCGCACGTCAATTGCCACCGTCTGCCTGAGCGGGACGCTCGAAGAGAAAATGCGTGCCTGCGCCGATGCAGGTTTCGACGGCATTGAAATCTTCGAACCGGACCTCTTAGTGTCCCCGTCCAGCCCGGAGCAGATCCGCGCCCTGGCGGACACCCTGGGCCTGACCCTGGACCTGTACCAGCCGTTCCGCGACTTCGAAGGCGTCGAAGCACCCCTGCTGGAAGCCAACCTGGACCGGGCCCGGGCAAAGTTCGAACTGATGAACCGCCTGGGCATCGAAACCATGCTCCTGTGCAGCAACGTGGGCACTGCCACCATCGACGACGACGCCGCGGCGGCGGACCAGCTGCGCCGGCTGGGTGAACTGGCGGCCGGCTACGGGGTGAAGGTTGCCTACGAAGCACTGGCCTGGGGGCGCTACGTGAATGACTTCGAGCATGCCCAGCGCATAGTGGACCTGGCCGACCACCCGCAGATCGGCACCTGCCTGGACAGCTTCCATATCCTCTCCCGCGGCTGGGACCCGGCCGCGATCGAAAAAATCCCGGCGGAGAAGATCTTCTTCGTCCAACTCGCCGACGCGCCGGAACTGTCCCTGGACGTCCTCTCCTGGAGCCGGCACTACCGGGTCTTTCCCGGGGAGGGCGCGTTCGACCTGGTGCGGTTCATGGCCCACCTGGTCCGCAGCGGCTACAACGGGCCCGTCTCCCTGGAGATCTTCAACGACGTCTTCCGGCAGACGGCCGAGGACCGCACGGCGGTGGACGCCATGCGGTCCCTGATCTGGCTGGAGGAGCGTACGGCGTCGTACCTCAAAGAGCACGACGGCGGCACGCACTATCCGATGTCCCTCGCGACCCTGCCGAGCGTGGCCGAGCCCACCGGGTTCAACTTCGCCGAGGTCAAGGCCGGGAACCCGGACGCCGTCTCCGCACTCCTGTATCAGCTGGGCTTCAGCTTCGCCGGCGGACACCGGACCAAACCAGTGCAGCTGTGGACCTCCGGCGCGGCCCGCGTGATCATCAACGGGCAGCAGGCCGGCGGCATGGAACCGGGGATCTCGGCACTGGGCCTGGACGTGCAGGACCCGCAGGCCGCTGCCTCCCGCGCCGTGCAGCTGCGGGCACGGCCGGTAAGCCGGCGCAGCCAGGCGGACGAGCAGGTTCTCCAGGCCGTGTTTGCTCCGGACTCCACGGAGGTCTTCCTCTGCGAAGCCACCGCCGACGGCACTGCCGCGTGGGCGGACGAGTTCGGACCCGCGGTGCAGCAGGGGCCCGGGGGAACCGCCGGGCAGCCGGCACAGCCGCTGATTTCGGCCATTGACCACATCAACCTGTCCCAGCCCTGGCAGCACTTCGACGAAGCGGTGCTCTTCTACGAGTCCACGCTTTCCCTGACCCCTATCGCCTCGCAGGAGGTCCCCAGCCCCATGGGGCTGGTCCGCAGCCAGGTGATGCGCAGCGCCGACGGCGGGGTGCGGCTGGCGTTGAACATTGCCCCGTTGATCGTGGAATCCGGGCCCGGCGGCGGGGAATACCCCCAGCATGTGGCTTTCACCTCCACCGACCTGGTCGCCACGGCCCGTCAGGCCGCCGAAAGGGGCCTGCAGTTCCTGCCGGTTCCTGCCAACTACTATGAGGACCTGGCAGCCCGCTTCCGGCTGAATCCGGGCTTCCTGGCGGAACTGCAGGAGCTGAACCTGCTCTATGACCGTGACGGTGACGGCGAATTCCTGCACTTCTACACGGGCACGGTGGGTAACGTGTTCTTCGAAGTGGTGGAACGGCGCGGCGGGTATGAAGGTTACGGTGCACCCAACGCACCCGTCCGGCTGGCTTCCCAGTACCTGGCGTCCCGGGGGGAGCCGAAACGGAAGGCGGGTTAA
- a CDS encoding shikimate dehydrogenase yields MSGTEESFVVGLIGEGITASLTPPMHEREADHQGLRYIYRPIDLTKLGRPGTDVGALLRAGRDLGFNAFNVTHPCKQLVLAELDEVSDDAARLGAVNTVLIRDGRFIGHNTDFSGFGGALAGGLPDAKLDAVVQLGVGGAGAAVAYALLKAGTGRLTLLDLDPLRAAERAAALSGLFPDREIISGTPADLAAVLPGADGLVHATPVGMHSHPGLAVDLDLLSPSQWVADVVYRPVETELIRGAQARGCSVLDGGRMAVGQAVDAFELITGIRPDAARMLTHFHELISQGR; encoded by the coding sequence ATGAGCGGCACCGAGGAATCATTCGTTGTCGGGTTGATCGGGGAAGGCATCACCGCTTCCCTCACCCCGCCCATGCATGAAAGGGAGGCCGATCATCAGGGGCTGCGCTACATTTACCGGCCGATTGACCTCACAAAGCTGGGCCGTCCGGGCACCGACGTCGGAGCGCTGCTGCGCGCCGGCCGGGACCTGGGCTTCAACGCCTTCAATGTGACGCATCCCTGCAAGCAGCTGGTCCTGGCCGAACTCGATGAAGTGTCCGACGACGCCGCGCGGCTAGGCGCAGTCAACACCGTCCTGATCCGCGACGGCAGGTTCATCGGGCACAACACCGATTTCTCCGGCTTCGGCGGAGCACTGGCCGGCGGATTGCCGGACGCCAAGCTGGACGCGGTGGTCCAGCTCGGCGTAGGCGGGGCAGGAGCGGCCGTGGCCTATGCCCTGCTCAAGGCGGGCACCGGCCGGCTGACCCTGCTGGACCTGGACCCCCTGCGCGCTGCGGAACGCGCCGCAGCACTGTCCGGGCTCTTCCCGGACCGGGAGATTATCTCCGGCACGCCGGCAGACCTTGCAGCCGTCCTGCCCGGAGCCGACGGCCTGGTCCATGCCACACCGGTGGGGATGCATTCCCATCCCGGCCTCGCCGTGGACCTGGACCTGCTCAGCCCCTCCCAGTGGGTGGCCGACGTCGTCTACCGTCCGGTGGAAACGGAACTGATCCGCGGCGCACAGGCGCGGGGCTGCAGTGTGCTGGACGGCGGCCGGATGGCCGTGGGCCAGGCCGTGGACGCCTTTGAGCTGATTACCGGCATCCGGCCCGACGCGGCGCGGATGCTCACCCACTTCCACGAACTGATTAGCCAGGGCCGCTGA
- a CDS encoding MFS transporter codes for MDASAPAGPATGKTPRKAATASFMGSAVEYYDFFIFGSAAALIFPRVFFPDADTQASVMSLATFGFAYIARPVGAVILGHFGDRVGRQKVLMFTLLLMGGSTFLIGCLPDFNTIGWWAPVLLVFCRLMQGLSAAGEQAGASSMTLEHAPDNRRSFFTSWTLTGTQGGQILAALVFIPVVALPDDIKYGIGWRIPFWLSAVVVVVTYFIRRSLHETPTFTEAKERNEIVKLPVGVLLKDHWRDVLRVICCAFIAAVSTVYGTLAIKYGTEVGDVDANITLWLVVAGNVFALFTQPLFGRLADRIGRRPVFIYGAVSSAVIMPFYLLSMESGNTLLQFALSVAVFSCGYAAANAVWPSFYGEMFSAKVRFSGLAIGTQLGFLMAGFAPSIVAAIGGLEPGGWVVTSMFTGAICAIAAISALTAKETAHTPTAELGLHLDKTAAPVRPATA; via the coding sequence ATGGACGCATCCGCCCCCGCTGGACCAGCAACGGGCAAGACCCCGCGCAAGGCCGCCACTGCCAGCTTTATGGGCAGTGCCGTCGAGTACTACGACTTCTTTATCTTCGGTTCCGCTGCCGCGCTCATTTTCCCGCGCGTGTTCTTCCCGGACGCCGACACCCAGGCCAGCGTTATGTCGCTCGCCACCTTCGGTTTCGCCTATATTGCCCGTCCGGTCGGCGCCGTTATCCTCGGACACTTCGGCGACCGGGTGGGCCGCCAGAAAGTCCTGATGTTCACCCTCCTGCTGATGGGCGGGTCCACCTTCCTGATCGGCTGCCTGCCGGACTTCAACACGATCGGCTGGTGGGCTCCCGTCCTGCTGGTCTTCTGCCGCCTGATGCAGGGGCTTTCCGCCGCCGGCGAGCAGGCCGGCGCCAGTTCCATGACCCTGGAACACGCGCCGGACAACCGCCGCTCGTTCTTCACGTCCTGGACCCTGACCGGCACCCAGGGCGGACAGATCCTTGCCGCACTGGTGTTCATTCCCGTGGTTGCCCTGCCGGACGACATCAAGTACGGCATCGGCTGGCGCATTCCGTTCTGGCTGAGCGCCGTGGTTGTCGTAGTCACCTACTTCATCCGCCGCTCCCTGCATGAAACCCCCACCTTCACGGAGGCCAAGGAACGCAACGAGATCGTGAAGCTGCCGGTGGGCGTCCTGCTGAAGGACCACTGGCGCGACGTGCTGCGGGTCATCTGCTGCGCCTTCATCGCGGCGGTTTCCACCGTCTACGGAACGCTGGCCATCAAGTACGGCACCGAGGTGGGCGACGTGGACGCGAACATTACGCTCTGGCTCGTGGTCGCCGGCAACGTCTTCGCGCTGTTCACGCAGCCGCTGTTCGGCCGGCTGGCCGACCGGATCGGGCGCCGTCCGGTCTTCATCTACGGTGCGGTATCAAGTGCGGTGATCATGCCGTTCTACCTGCTGTCCATGGAGTCCGGTAACACCCTGCTGCAGTTCGCCCTTTCCGTGGCGGTATTCTCCTGCGGCTACGCGGCGGCGAACGCCGTCTGGCCGTCCTTCTACGGAGAGATGTTCAGCGCCAAGGTCCGCTTCTCCGGCCTCGCCATCGGCACGCAGCTCGGCTTCCTGATGGCCGGTTTTGCACCGTCCATCGTTGCTGCCATCGGCGGACTGGAACCCGGCGGATGGGTAGTCACCAGCATGTTCACCGGCGCTATCTGCGCCATCGCCGCGATTTCCGCCCTCACCGCCAAGGAGACCGCACACACCCCGACAGCGGAACTGGGTCTGCACCTGGACAAGACCGCCGCCCCGGTGCGCCCGGCCACTGCATAG
- a CDS encoding IclR family transcriptional regulator domain-containing protein, with the protein MEGADGYYVKSVEKAFAVLGAFTLNVPEHTVSSAAAAAGISRAASRRFLLTLRDLGYLGFDGTTFRLAPRTLDIGSSFLAHLALPHTAEPHLKQLSADLGETTSLCILDGTDVVYVSRITSPRLVRVAVNVGTRFPAWATSMGRVLLASLPEAEQEDYFSTVELLPYTGRTVRSIQELRASVREAGERGWSRVADELEDGLRGVAVPVRSGDGTVVAAANVSLQLHSAERVEETVLPPLRAAADRIGRDLG; encoded by the coding sequence GTGGAGGGCGCAGACGGCTATTACGTGAAATCAGTGGAGAAGGCCTTTGCCGTGCTGGGCGCCTTCACGCTGAACGTGCCCGAACATACGGTCAGCTCCGCGGCCGCGGCCGCAGGCATCAGCCGGGCTGCGTCGCGCCGCTTCCTGCTCACCCTCCGGGACCTGGGCTACCTGGGCTTTGACGGAACCACCTTCCGCCTGGCGCCGAGGACCCTCGACATCGGGTCCTCGTTCCTGGCGCATCTCGCCCTGCCGCACACCGCGGAACCGCACCTGAAGCAGCTCTCCGCAGACCTGGGTGAGACGACGTCGCTGTGCATCCTGGACGGGACCGACGTCGTTTATGTTTCGCGCATCACTTCCCCCCGGCTGGTGCGGGTGGCGGTCAACGTCGGGACCCGGTTCCCAGCCTGGGCCACGTCGATGGGCAGGGTGCTGCTGGCGTCCCTGCCCGAGGCGGAGCAGGAAGACTATTTCAGCACCGTGGAGCTGCTGCCTTACACCGGGCGCACCGTCCGCAGCATCCAGGAGCTGAGGGCGTCCGTACGCGAGGCCGGCGAGCGGGGCTGGTCACGGGTGGCTGATGAACTGGAGGACGGCCTGCGGGGCGTGGCCGTTCCGGTCCGGAGCGGCGACGGCACAGTGGTCGCGGCCGCCAACGTGTCGCTGCAGCTGCACAGCGCCGAGCGCGTGGAGGAGACGGTGCTTCCGCCGCTGCGCGCCGCCGCAGACCGGATAGGCCGGGACCTGGGCTAG